Below is a genomic region from Spongiibacter nanhainus.
CAGTGAGCACAGTTAACCTCCAGGTAGGCCCGCACTCGCGCTTCAATATCCTCGTCACTTCCGGCCTCGAAGCCAGAATCCCCGGGCACATTGAAAACAGGATTGCGTTCAATGGCGGCGATGTAGCTGGTCACCGGGTCAACAGCGAGATCACTGGGACAGTTGCCCATCAGGCCATTTTGGCACCAGTACAGCAGTTGGTTCTCACCATTTACCGGGTGTTGTTCTATACCCGATGCGATAGGCGACTCAGTAGCAAAGGGCCGGTTCAAGTTGCGGGGTTTAGGGCCGATGGGGGCGGCGCCGGTTTCGGCATCGTCATTGGAGTGGCAACTCAGACACTGGGCGGCATTGGGTAACAGATAATCGTCTGTCGCGCCCTGATAGAGCTCGCCGGTATTCACGTCGTGGTAGTGCCACTCAACGCTGGCAGTGCTGCCCTCCTGGGTCAACAGCGCCACACGCTGGCCGTTTTGCTCCTGCCAGACATACTCCAAGCCATCCCAGTAGACCAGCCCGCCGCTGGTCTGCCGCTTAATCAACAAGCGGGTTTCGGCCACGGTCTCGGTGAGAGTGGTCTCATCGGCGAAGGCGAAGCTCTTGGCGATGATCGTACCGACCGGGAACAAGATGGTGGCATTGGCGCTGTCTTCACCGTCCCGATACAGGGCCTGCTCCCCCTCGGGGATGTAGGCCACCCGGTACTTGGTGGAGAAATCCGAGAACAACTTGCTGTTCAGCACAAAGGGCACACCGCGGCCATTGGGCAGACTGCGGGGGTCTTGGGGATCGCTAAACAAATTGTATTGATCCAGACGCGGGCAATTCACCTTGTAGGCATCGGCATTGATTTCGCCGCCACTGACGTTGGCGTTACAGAGTGCATTGACTTCCGCTTCGGTAGGCTCGGGATCAAAGACGATGCTGGGCTCAAACTCCGGAATCACAATAGGCGGCAGTGGCGGCAAATTAGCGCCGTATTGCTGCTCACAGCGATGGGGGGTCAAATCGGTATCGGCGGCAAAGTTCTGCAAACCCTGAACAATGTCTATCAGGTCCTCGGGGGAGTCCGGCGGCAGATTCAGCAATAGTTCCAGGCCATCGGTGCCGTGGAAGTTGGCAAAAGTCTCGCTGTCGTCCTCGAAGGTATTGTTGTCGTCAATACAGCTAAACCACCAGTCCGGCTTCTTGCGCTCCCCGGTTTCGGTATTGAACTTATAGGCGTTATAGCGGCAGTCCGGGTTGGGATACTGGTTGCCGGAAATGGGCTTGCCCTCGGCGTCGGCGGGAATAGCTTGGCCCTGCTCATCGGTGGGATAGGGGCAATCGGGGTCGTACTGGTCAGCATAACCGTCCCAGACGATATGGGCACCGCGAACCTGGCCGGTCGCCGCCGCCACTTTGAGCCCCACCAGCAATGGGAATACCGAGGTAATCTGTTCGCCCTGGGTTTCGATAATAGTGGCGAGGTCCGGCTGGGAAATATCGTTGCCGTTATTGCGGAAGGTGTTGTTGTAGATATGCATCCCCTCGGTATACATATCCAAGCGGCGATCACCAGGCTCGCCAAATAACTCGTAGCTGGTGTGCACGATCCCCGCAACGCCGTGATCTTCAAAAATGTTGTCAAACACGTCGATCTTGTCGTAACCCAGGGTGATCATACCCACCCCCCGCGGCACATTGGAGACAATGCTGCCGGGCTCGGCAAAATTGTAGGTGTTGTTGTTGCGGGCGTGGTTTTGATACATGCGGGTGCGGCTGCCATAACGCGTCAGGCCATCCAGGTCGTAGACCAAAAAGCCACCGGTATTACACTCCGCCAGGTTGCCAACGTATTCGCCACCGCGCACGTTTTCGATCTCAAAACCGAAGACGTTAAAGGCAGCCCGGCTGTTGCGGATAATGGCGTTATCGGTTTGTCCGACATAGATACCCGCATCGGAGGCACCAATCGACTCTGTGTCCTCCACCAGGATGTTCTTGGAATTCACCGGGTAAATGCCGTAGCGGCCCGATCGAACACTGACGTTGTAATCCGGTGAGGTGGTGTCGTTCTCCAAGGGGTTGGGGTTAGCGGGGTTGTGCCGGGCCGGATCAGTACAGGCCACCTGTAGCTTTTGCTGATAATTGTCAGCGGTCACGGTGTCCTCGTTCTCGGTGAGGCGACCACTGGACCAAAATGCTCTCACTCGACGCAGGGTACCGTGATCAACGCCCTGGAGTTTGAAGGCGTCTCCGGGGGAATCCAGAATAGTCAGGTCCTCCACCGTGATCCCCCGCACCGTGGTCGCCAGCAAGCCCTCCTGGGTATTACTGTTTTTAAAGGAGAGCACGGTCTGATCCATGCCCTGCCCTTTGATGAGAATGTTCTCGGTGCTGGAAATCTGTATTCCCGACGTCAGCTCAAAATACCCTGCCGCAAACTCGATGGTATCGCCGGGCCGGGCGCTGACCATAGCCAGCAGCATATCGTTGCTGGCCTCACTGCCGGGCTGGATGGTGAAAACCCGGCCGGCTGCCGGCTCGCCGTCACTGCCGCCGTCGCCTCCACCACCAGCGCCACCATCTGCGCCACCGCCGCCACCATTGCCTGCCCCACCATCGACACTACCCGATGAACCAGAAGAGCTGGACGAACTGCCGCCGCAGCCAGCTAATACCAACATTAGAACCACAAGGGGAAGGAAGAGCTTTTTCATAATCATACCCATAGGCTAGGCCGGTCTTTGGCCGGTTTACGCGCAGTCGGTGCAACCGCCGCCGTTATTATTCTGGTTAGCAAAATGTATGCCCTGCACACATTCTGCCCCGAGAATAGCAAAGTTTCCCAGCGCCGACAGCAGAATCCACCAGCCCTTTGCAACGACTCATCTATGCGGACGACTGATAAATACTGGACCTTGACCTAGCTTATCGGGTTATATAAGTGTGTAGTCAGTGACAACATAACGCCAACAATAGCGCCATTCGCACCTGCTCAGAACATCGCCCCACCTTGCTCACATGCAGTTGCCCCGATGCGCGGGATAATTACCCATGATTAGTCGCACCAATTTCTTCCTTTACCTTTTGATAGCGCTGCTTGCCGGCTGCGGCGGTTCGAGCTCCTCCGACGGCGGTGGTGGCACCACTAACCCGCCGCCTACTCCAGAGCCATCGCTGAATCGCTACGCGCTGGCCAACGGTTGCTACACCTTGAGACCCGATGGCGGCGCACTGGTGCAAAAAGCAAGCGAAGAGGGATATATCGCCGACGCCACGCTCACCGGCGCAGAGCGCTTCTTTATGCGCCCCGCCACCCTGGGCAAATACCTGTTTTACGATCGCGACGGCGCCTTGATGACGGTGACAAACAACGACGAGATCGCCGCCAATGCACAGCCCTCTGACAACGCGATCTGGACCCTTGACTTTAACGACAGCGCACAGACTTTCTCGATCAGCACCACGGATGGTTCGCCACTTGGGCTTCGCGATGGTCGCTTGGTGCTCGGCGAACCTGACGATACAAAAACGGCCTTCCGTTTTGATGCCGCGTCAGGCTGCACCCCCTACCCGGAGATGCCGGTAGCCGTTAACGGCACACCGTTTCGCGGCAACGGCATAGACAAACCGCTGGTGGGCTTTGCCGATATCCATACCCACATGGGCATGTCCAGCGAGATGTCCTATGCAGGTAACGTCGGTCCCTCTGCGGGTGGCGTGCTCTACGGCGAAGTTATCCACCGTTTCGGGGTGGCCCACGCGCTGGACGACTGCCAGGATATCCACGGCCCCCAGGGCATCCGGGATGCCAACAATATTCTCGAAGGCGACCCCACCGGCAACCACAACACCGAGGGCTGGCCGACCTTTATCGATTGGCCGGCGAGAAATTTTCTGACTCACCAGGTGATGTACTACAAATGGGTAGAGCGGGCTTATCTGTCGGGCCTGCGGCTGATGGTTAACCACGGCACCAATATCAAAGCCCTGTGTGAGGTCGGCAAGACCTATTCGCTCACGCCCACCGCTGACTGCAATGATATGAGTGTTGCTATCAAACAAGTCGAGTACCTCTACGAAGTGCAGGACTACGTCGACGCCCAATCCGGCGGCCCCGGCGAGGGCTGGTTCCGGATTGTCACCAGCCCACAGCAGGCCCGGGAAGTGATCAACGACGGCAAGCTCGCCGTCGTGCTGGGTGTCGAAGTGGCCCAGGTCTTCAATTGCGGGGTCACCATCCTTCCCGATGGCAGCGAACAGCGCCAGTGCGATACCGCCCAGATCGATAGCGAAATACAGCGCTTGTGGGATCTTGGGGTGCGCCACGTTTACCCCTATCACGATATCAACTCGTCCCTGGGCGGCACCGGGATCTTCAGCGGTGACGTGATTAACTTTCTCAACTTTCTGGACACCGGCCAGTTCTGGGAGACCACCGAGTGCCGCAGTTACCCGGAAGACGAACCATCGGTGCGGGAGCCCGGGGTGGAGATGACCACGGCCCTTCCCGGCACGGGTAACGATCCACTGACCCAAGCACTGTTTGACGCTGGTGGCGGAATCCTGCCTGTTTATCCAGAAGGGGTGCGCTGCAATGCCCGCACCGTTACCGAACTGGGTGACTATGCCATGCGGGCCTTGATGACCCGGGGAATGGTGATCGATATCGACCACGCCGCCTACCATAGCAAGGACATCATGCTGGATATTGCCGAGGAGCTTGAACCCGCCTACCCCATGGCCTCGTCCCACGATGCCCACGGCGGTCTGACCAGCGATCAGGCCATCCGTATGCTGGCCGACGGCGGCGTCATTTATCCCTACAAAGGCACTGGCGTTAAGCATCGGGAATTCCTGGAGAAGCTGAAATTCTGGCGTCAGCAGGCCGGTGTCGAGTCCACCGTGCTGGGTCTGGGTTACGGCGCCGATGGCAACGGCTTTGGCGGCCACCCCGGCCCTCGGGGCGGCGACGCCGAGCCGGTGCGCTACCCCTTTACGCTGTTCCAGGGCAGTGAATGGGGCCCACAGTTCGATAATATCGAGCCGGTGACTGTCGACCTGCTAACCATCCCGGAGAGCGGCAAATTCTGGCATATCGACGAGGTGGGCATGGCCCACTATGGTCTGGTGGCCGACTTCGTCGAGGAGGTTCGCCTCGAGGGCGGCCGAGAGGCCCTGGATGCGCTGTTTAACTCCGCCGAGGCCTACGTACAGATGTGGGAACGGGCCTACCACCATCCGGGCACCTCAAATTAATATGGCGCGCCCCCAAGCTTGGCTGTATCTGGCGCTGGGCGCCGCGCTGTTGCTTGCGTTGTGGTTCGGGGTTCGCTATCTGGGCGATCTCGACTCATCGGCCAGCGGTCCCCGGCGCCACCACCTAGAGCTGTCTCTGCACGATGGTGTTCACCGTGGGGCTACCGTGTTTCGGGTCAATCAGGGCGACGAGGTCGCTCTGACCATCAACAGCGACAGGGAAGAGGCACTCCATCTCCACGGCTACGAGAAACACATCGTGGTCGAAGCCGGCACCCCCACAACCCTGCGCTTCGACGCCACGTTGTCGGGCCGGCACCGCATCGAACTGCATCGCAATGACAGCACCCTGTGTTTTCTAGACGTTTACCCCAACTAATCCTCGGCAGCGGATTGTTGTGGGCCGGCCCTGCACTGGCACATTCCTTTGGTGAACCCTACCAGCTGCCACTGCCTTACTGGCTGTATATCTACGCCGCCATGGCGGCACTGATTCTCTCCTTTGTGGCCCTCGCTTACTTCGTTCGCCATCCGCGCCCGCGGCAGCAATCCGCCACACCGTGGCAGGTCGACTGGGAGATACCCGGCCTCAACGATTGGATCAAAAGGCTGAAACTGCAAGGTATCGGGCAGGCAGTGGTATCGGGCAGTGTAATACTGGCCATCGTGGCAGGGTTAATCGGTAGCGCCGACCCCTATCGCAATATCAACATGACCCTTTTCTGGATTGTGTTTGCACTGGGTGGGCTGTATCTCAGCGCCTTGGTTGGCGACTGGTATCGGCTGGTCAATCCCTGGCGCCACCTTTGCGGTCTATTGCCGGGGTTGTCCGCGGGCCGTATCAGCTACCCGACGGCACTCGCCTACTGGCCTGCGGTAATCCTGTATATGGCGTTTATCGGCATTGAGCTATTTGCCGATACGTCACCGTTTTCCCTGTCAGTGATTCTGCTGGGCTATACCCTTATCAACCTGACAGGGGCGTATTTATTTGGCACCTATGCCTGGTTTCGCTACGGGGAGGTCTTCTCGGTCTTGTTCGGGCTGTGCGCCTGGATGGCGCCGATACAGTTTAAACGCTTGGCGCACGGGAGCATCCGCATCAGACTTCACCTCCCTTTTTCTGGCCTGATAGAAAAGCGCCCCAGCCACTTCAGCCTGGTGGTATTTGCGCTGTTTATGCTGTCTTCCACGGCATTCGATGGCCTGCGGGAAACCGCCCTGTGGTTTAACCTATTCTGGAAAGACCCCTTCAACCTGCTCACCCCTTTCCTTGGCCAAAACCCCATCTACCTGTACCTGTCTCTGCGGCCCTGGTATCTGGTACTGGAGATTGTCACATTGGTGATCTCTCCGTTTCTGTATCTGGGCGCCTTTGTTGGCTTTCTTTGGCTCGGCAAAAAACTCATTGGCGCCACCCAGAGCCTGGGGGAGCTGGTCAATCACTTTGCCTTCAGCCTGCTGCCTATCGCCTTGGTTTACCACCTCACCCATTACTACAGTTTACTGCTGAGCCAGGGGGTTAAGCTGCGAGCACTAATCTCTGACCCCTTTGGCTGGGGCTGGAACCTGTTTGGCACCGCCATTACCGGACGTGTTCCGGTGTTGCCGGATATGGGGTTTATCTGGAACAGCCAGGTTTGGCTGATACTGATCGGTCATATCGCCAGCGTTATGATCGCCCATATTCAAGCCCTGCAACTGTTTTCTAACCCAAGGCAAGCGGGTCTGAGCCAATTGCCAATGCTGGTGTTAATGGTGCTATTCACTGGCGTCGGCCTGTGGATTCTGGCGCAGCCACTACAAGGCTGATGGCACAAACGTCAGCCAAGTAGAATCAGATCTCCCGCTTAGCACGAATGCGGGTGCGACAAATTGTCATATTGCCCCGAAGCCTGGCCTGCACTAATGTGACAGGAGCTTGTTGTAAATAGGTCTTATTTTTACTAACCAGGCACTTACCAGCGTCATCATGGTCAAACCCAGCGCACAGGCTCCTCAGGTTATCGATGAAACATCCGCTCCTAATCGCCGCCCCATTCGCGGTTCTTGTAATGAGTATGGCCCAGGCCAACACCGGTGGCGGCGATACTACCGTTAGCGCCGCGCATCAACAGGCCTTCTCCCTACCCGCCGCCAACATGCCCATGGCCGAGCGCCTTAACTTCAGTGTTGGTAACAGTTTTTTCCGCAACCCCTGGGTAACAGCGCCGGCCAGCACCACCGCCAGGGACGGGCTGGGGCCGCTGTTTAACACCAACGGCTGCCAAAACTGCCATATTCGCGATGGTCGCGGGCATCCGCCGGAGTTTGATGGCGACAACGCCGTCTCTATGTTGGTTCGCCTTAGCGTCCCCGCCGAGTCTGAGGAGGACAAGGCAACACTCAAGCGCCTAGGGGTGATTCCCGAACCCCGCTACGGCGACCAATTACAGGATTTCGCGATCCCCGGTACCAAGCCAGAGGGCAAAGTGGCCATTCACTACGACACGCTGAACCGCCGCCTGGCAGACGGTACCGAGGTAGAGCTGCGTCAACCTACCGTGGAAATCACCGAGCTGAATTACGGCCCACTGGCAGATGATGTTCGCCTCTCCGCCCGTATTGCTCCGCCCATGATTGGGCTGGGACTCCTGGCAGCGATTCCTGAGCAGACTTTACGGTCTTATGCCGACCCCGAGGACAAAGACGCTGACGGCATCTCCGGGCGTCTCAATCGGGTATGGTCTGCAGAACTGCAAAAAACTGTGATAGGGCGCTTTGGTTGGAAGGCGGGACAGCCCAGCCTTCGTCAACAAAATGCCGCGGCGTTCCATGGCGATATGGGTCTCACCACATCCCTGTTTTCCGACATTCCCTGCGGGCCCACTCAAACCACATGCCGAGCAGCCCCCGACGGTGGTGAGCCAGAAGTCAGCGACAACATCTTGGACAAGGTGACTTTTTATACCGCTAACCTTGCCGTGCCTGCCCGCCGCAACGCGGACGACTCGAACGTTAAAGCCGGCCAGCGCCTGTTTCGACACGCCGGCTGCCAAAGCTGTCACATAGAAAAAGTATCTACCGGCTCATCGCCTCACCCCTGGTTGAGGGAGCAAGTTATTTCGCCCTACACAGATTTGCTGCTACACGATATGGGCGAAGGTCTGGCCGATCACCGCAGCGAATTTCTCGCCTCTGGTCGGGAATGGCGAACACCGCCACTTTGGGGAATAGGCTTAACCGATACCGTTTCCGGCAATGCCTACTACCTCCACGATGGCCGCGCTCGGACTTTGCTTGAGGCAATTCTATGGCACGGTGGTGAGGCGGAGCAAAGCCGGATAAAGGTGGAAGCCATGACTCAGAAAGAACGGGACACACTGGTGGCGTTTCTGAAATCGTTGTAAAGGTCTCAAGTAAAAAACTAACAAAAAAGGCGCCCGTAGGCGCCTAAAGTCTGGAATCTAAAGAAAGAACGTCGCTTAATACTTCCAGCTCAGGCTCACACCAAAACTGGTACCGACCTCTTGCTCAAGAATGACGGTATTTCTACCAGCCGAGTTCTTCTGTTCGAATTCACGCTGAGAATCGAGCAGATTGCTCACTTTGACTTTCATCGACAACTGCTGTGTTGGATACCAGTTGTAGATCAAGTCCAGTGAGTGGAATGGCTGTTCAAAAGCGTCATCATTACCCTGGGTACCAGCAAAGAAAATGCGTTCACCGGATACGTTATACAGCAGCGAAGC
It encodes:
- a CDS encoding parallel beta-helix domain-containing protein, with product MKKLFLPLVVLMLVLAGCGGSSSSSSGSSGSVDGGAGNGGGGGADGGAGGGGDGGSDGEPAAGRVFTIQPGSEASNDMLLAMVSARPGDTIEFAAGYFELTSGIQISSTENILIKGQGMDQTVLSFKNSNTQEGLLATTVRGITVEDLTILDSPGDAFKLQGVDHGTLRRVRAFWSSGRLTENEDTVTADNYQQKLQVACTDPARHNPANPNPLENDTTSPDYNVSVRSGRYGIYPVNSKNILVEDTESIGASDAGIYVGQTDNAIIRNSRAAFNVFGFEIENVRGGEYVGNLAECNTGGFLVYDLDGLTRYGSRTRMYQNHARNNNTYNFAEPGSIVSNVPRGVGMITLGYDKIDVFDNIFEDHGVAGIVHTSYELFGEPGDRRLDMYTEGMHIYNNTFRNNGNDISQPDLATIIETQGEQITSVFPLLVGLKVAAATGQVRGAHIVWDGYADQYDPDCPYPTDEQGQAIPADAEGKPISGNQYPNPDCRYNAYKFNTETGERKKPDWWFSCIDDNNTFEDDSETFANFHGTDGLELLLNLPPDSPEDLIDIVQGLQNFAADTDLTPHRCEQQYGANLPPLPPIVIPEFEPSIVFDPEPTEAEVNALCNANVSGGEINADAYKVNCPRLDQYNLFSDPQDPRSLPNGRGVPFVLNSKLFSDFSTKYRVAYIPEGEQALYRDGEDSANATILFPVGTIIAKSFAFADETTLTETVAETRLLIKRQTSGGLVYWDGLEYVWQEQNGQRVALLTQEGSTASVEWHYHDVNTGELYQGATDDYLLPNAAQCLSCHSNDDAETGAAPIGPKPRNLNRPFATESPIASGIEQHPVNGENQLLYWCQNGLMGNCPSDLAVDPVTSYIAAIERNPVFNVPGDSGFEAGSDEDIEARVRAYLEVNCAHCHNPRGLAQNTGFYLDVFRPVNDTFGICKGPTASGTEGRGGRLYDIVPGSAEDSILPYRIGPEATSLAAKMPPLARSRVHQGAFELVSLWIDEVVDSSYDNADACVDNDGGDEPSLPLCAPDEIPVLGGQCLPL
- a CDS encoding peptidase M19; its protein translation is MISRTNFFLYLLIALLAGCGGSSSSDGGGGTTNPPPTPEPSLNRYALANGCYTLRPDGGALVQKASEEGYIADATLTGAERFFMRPATLGKYLFYDRDGALMTVTNNDEIAANAQPSDNAIWTLDFNDSAQTFSISTTDGSPLGLRDGRLVLGEPDDTKTAFRFDAASGCTPYPEMPVAVNGTPFRGNGIDKPLVGFADIHTHMGMSSEMSYAGNVGPSAGGVLYGEVIHRFGVAHALDDCQDIHGPQGIRDANNILEGDPTGNHNTEGWPTFIDWPARNFLTHQVMYYKWVERAYLSGLRLMVNHGTNIKALCEVGKTYSLTPTADCNDMSVAIKQVEYLYEVQDYVDAQSGGPGEGWFRIVTSPQQAREVINDGKLAVVLGVEVAQVFNCGVTILPDGSEQRQCDTAQIDSEIQRLWDLGVRHVYPYHDINSSLGGTGIFSGDVINFLNFLDTGQFWETTECRSYPEDEPSVREPGVEMTTALPGTGNDPLTQALFDAGGGILPVYPEGVRCNARTVTELGDYAMRALMTRGMVIDIDHAAYHSKDIMLDIAEELEPAYPMASSHDAHGGLTSDQAIRMLADGGVIYPYKGTGVKHREFLEKLKFWRQQAGVESTVLGLGYGADGNGFGGHPGPRGGDAEPVRYPFTLFQGSEWGPQFDNIEPVTVDLLTIPESGKFWHIDEVGMAHYGLVADFVEEVRLEGGREALDALFNSAEAYVQMWERAYHHPGTSN
- a CDS encoding di-heme oxidoredictase family protein; its protein translation is MSMAQANTGGGDTTVSAAHQQAFSLPAANMPMAERLNFSVGNSFFRNPWVTAPASTTARDGLGPLFNTNGCQNCHIRDGRGHPPEFDGDNAVSMLVRLSVPAESEEDKATLKRLGVIPEPRYGDQLQDFAIPGTKPEGKVAIHYDTLNRRLADGTEVELRQPTVEITELNYGPLADDVRLSARIAPPMIGLGLLAAIPEQTLRSYADPEDKDADGISGRLNRVWSAELQKTVIGRFGWKAGQPSLRQQNAAAFHGDMGLTTSLFSDIPCGPTQTTCRAAPDGGEPEVSDNILDKVTFYTANLAVPARRNADDSNVKAGQRLFRHAGCQSCHIEKVSTGSSPHPWLREQVISPYTDLLLHDMGEGLADHRSEFLASGREWRTPPLWGIGLTDTVSGNAYYLHDGRARTLLEAILWHGGEAEQSRIKVEAMTQKERDTLVAFLKSL